Within Deltaproteobacteria bacterium, the genomic segment CGAGCGCTTGGCTAACTCTTGCAGAATCTCGCGCCCCTTTTCTTTTTTAACATTGACCGTCAAACTGCGCTTGTTGCGATTCAACCAAACGTAACCGGAAGACAATCCTTTCACGACCGAATCCCAGGAACGAATCACATCGCCGACACCGGGCCGCTCGACTTTGATCACTTCCGCGCCCATATCGGCGAGCAAGCAAGTTGCAAACGGGCCGGAGAGCACCTGCTCGAATGCGAGTATCTTCACGCCATCTAATGCCCGCGTAGGTTTCGAATTACTTGCCACAGCCACCCCTTAAGTATTGAACAGAATTACTTCTTGTCTTCTTTGATTTCCGGAAACAAATCGTTCTTCGGCGCGAACGCTTTCTTCCACACCATCACGCTACGCGCGTAGTCGATGACGACTTTGCCTTCTTGCTGAATGCCGCGGGTGCGCACTTTGATAATGCCCCACTGCGGCTTGGAACTGGACTCGCGCTTTTCAAGCACTTCCGATTCGGAATAAAGGGTATCGCCGGCGAACAGCGGATTGGGTAGTTTGATGCCGTCCCAGCCCAGCGCGAAGCCATTCTCGCTCACATCCGCCACGCCCATGCCGGCGACGATGGCAAGAGTCAAAGCGCTGTTGATCAGACATTTACCGAACTCGGTGCGCTTGCCGTACTCGTTGTTGAAATGAATCTGATTGGTGTTGTTGGTGAGCAATGTGAACCAAATGTTATCCGCTTCGGTGACCGTCCGTCCCAAGCGGCAGCGATAGACGTCGCCGATTTCAAAGTCCTCAAAAAAACGCCCTTCCCAACCCGGCTTAATCGCCATGACGCGCCTCCTGTTTAAGCAAAAACAACATTACGCTATAGTCTAGGTAATTATAGGGGGAAGTAATGGATTTCAACCTGACCACCGAGCAGCAGCAGATTCGCGACGAGATTAAAAAAGTCTGCAAAGAATTTCCCGACGCCTACTGGCGCAAGATCGACAGCGAAAAAGCCTATCCTGATACATTCGTGAAAAAACTTAGCGATCTCGGCTGGCTGGCGGCGCTGATCCCCGAAGAATTTGGCGGCACCGGACTGGGCATCACCGAAGCGAGCATCATCTTGGAAGAGATCAACCACTCCGGCGGCGTCGCCACCGCATGTCATGCGCAGATGTATACGATGGGCACACTGCTGCGCCACGGCAACGACGAACAGAAGAAACGCTACCTACCGAAAATCGCCACCGGCGAGCTACGCCTGCAAGCCTTCGGCGTCACCGAGCCCAACGCCGGCTCGGAGTCGACGCGCATTCAAACCATGGCGGTGAAAAAAGGCGACCGCTACTTGATCAACGGCGAGAAAATTTTTATCTCACGCGTGCTGCAATCCGACTTGATGCTGCTGCTTGCCCGCACCACGCCGTATAACGAACTGAAGGACAAAACCCGCGGCCTGTCGGTCTTCATCGTCGATTTGAAAGCCAATCGAGAAAAACTCGACGTAAAACCACTCGACCTGATGATCAACCATCACACCAACGCGCTGTTCTTCGATAATGTCGAAGTGCCGGTGGAGAATTTAATCGGCGAAGAAGGCATGGGTTTTCGCTACATCATCGACGGCTGGAACGCGGAAAGAATTCTCGTCGCCGCCGAAGCGGTTGGCGACGGCCGCTGGTTCGTTGAGCGCGCCGCCAAGTACGCTAGCGAGAGAAATGTCTTCGGCAAAGCCATCGGCTCGAATCAGGGCATCCAATTTCCCATCGCCAAAGCTTACGCCAATATCGAGGCAGCTGACTTAGTACGCTACCAAGCCGCGACCAAATTCGATCGCAAGGAAAAATGCGGCGCCGAAGCGAACCTGGCCAAGTATCTAGCGAGCGAAGCGGCTTGGGAAGCGGCGAATGCCTGTCTGACCACCCATGGCGGCTACGGCTTCGCGGCGGAATACGATGTCGAAAGAAAATTTCGCGAGACGCGTTTGCTAACCATCGCGCCGGTGAGCAACAATCTTGTGCTGGCTTATCTCGGACAACATGTGCTCGGCATGCCTAAGTCGTACTAAAAAAATGGAGCGCGGACATTGGAGCTCGGACACTCCTGTCCGCGTATTTTCCTGAGCGGGTTAGAAAACCCGCGCTCCTTTAACTCAAGATGCAAGACTCTTGGAATTTTCCCTCTTGCTCATCCTTCGCAACCACACCACACCGATAAGAAACAGCACTGTTGACCCCAACGAGCCAACCACGAACACGCTGGCGATGCCGGTGGCGTGAGCGATGAAGCCGCCGATGGATGGACCGAGAATATTGCCCAGATCGCCGGCGGCGTTGTAAACACCCGAAGCCAAACCGCGGCGGACTTTCGATTCCGGTACGTCTTGGACTAAACCGACCGCGTTCGCGACAAACACGATAG encodes:
- a CDS encoding acyl-CoA dehydrogenase, which gives rise to MDFNLTTEQQQIRDEIKKVCKEFPDAYWRKIDSEKAYPDTFVKKLSDLGWLAALIPEEFGGTGLGITEASIILEEINHSGGVATACHAQMYTMGTLLRHGNDEQKKRYLPKIATGELRLQAFGVTEPNAGSESTRIQTMAVKKGDRYLINGEKIFISRVLQSDLMLLLARTTPYNELKDKTRGLSVFIVDLKANREKLDVKPLDLMINHHTNALFFDNVEVPVENLIGEEGMGFRYIIDGWNAERILVAAEAVGDGRWFVERAAKYASERNVFGKAIGSNQGIQFPIAKAYANIEAADLVRYQAATKFDRKEKCGAEANLAKYLASEAAWEAANACLTTHGGYGFAAEYDVERKFRETRLLTIAPVSNNLVLAYLGQHVLGMPKSY
- a CDS encoding MaoC family dehydratase, translated to MAIKPGWEGRFFEDFEIGDVYRCRLGRTVTEADNIWFTLLTNNTNQIHFNNEYGKRTEFGKCLINSALTLAIVAGMGVADVSENGFALGWDGIKLPNPLFAGDTLYSESEVLEKRESSSKPQWGIIKVRTRGIQQEGKVVIDYARSVMVWKKAFAPKNDLFPEIKEDKK